A part of Methyloprofundus sedimenti genomic DNA contains:
- a CDS encoding mechanosensitive ion channel family protein, producing MMFTKQLAVGFVMFCLLWIVPVQAEIDLSENPVGQKSIDVKELGFRLTPLSQDDLKAAADHWQDLLQSHLQEISELNIQIAQADATQKEVMLEQLKLLKEQQIKLTDRINLILHQLQSKGGDVTDYETYLGAVSAVKFEAKDSTVLLASITGWLESPEGGIRWAINFGLFFVTLFIFSLLVGVFSRITEKAVRRLKSTSSLLQEFFVGMVRNLTKLIGIMIALSMLEVNVAPLIAALGAVGFIVGFALQGTLSNFASGLMILIYRPYDIGNVVNVAGMTGTVNSMTLVSTTLKLPDNQTVVIPNNSIWGSTITNVTGSKTRRVDMIFGIGYNDDIAKAETVLLDILQQHPLVHKDPEPVIKVHELADSSVNFVVRPWANTSDYFAVYWDVTRAVKDRFDAENISIPYPQRDVHVHTVETSA from the coding sequence ATGATGTTTACTAAACAACTCGCTGTAGGCTTCGTTATGTTTTGTTTGCTCTGGATAGTGCCAGTGCAGGCAGAAATAGATTTATCTGAAAATCCAGTTGGCCAGAAAAGTATTGATGTTAAAGAGCTGGGATTTCGTTTAACGCCACTCTCACAGGATGATTTAAAAGCCGCAGCTGATCATTGGCAAGATTTATTGCAATCTCACCTACAGGAGATCAGTGAACTTAATATACAAATTGCCCAGGCAGATGCTACTCAAAAAGAAGTCATGTTAGAGCAATTAAAACTGCTAAAAGAGCAACAAATCAAACTCACGGATCGAATCAATTTAATTCTGCACCAACTACAAAGCAAAGGGGGCGATGTAACTGATTATGAGACTTATCTTGGTGCAGTATCCGCTGTAAAATTTGAAGCCAAAGATTCTACTGTATTGCTGGCATCCATAACAGGCTGGCTTGAATCGCCTGAAGGAGGAATACGCTGGGCGATAAATTTTGGCTTATTTTTTGTGACTTTATTTATCTTTAGTCTGTTAGTCGGCGTTTTTTCCAGAATAACTGAAAAAGCGGTACGCAGGCTAAAAAGTACTTCATCCTTGCTACAAGAATTCTTTGTTGGCATGGTACGCAATTTGACTAAATTAATTGGTATTATGATTGCTCTGTCTATGCTGGAAGTGAATGTTGCGCCACTGATTGCCGCTTTGGGCGCCGTTGGCTTTATCGTCGGTTTTGCCTTGCAGGGTACTTTAAGTAATTTTGCCTCTGGATTAATGATTTTAATTTATCGCCCTTACGATATTGGTAATGTGGTCAATGTTGCCGGAATGACGGGTACGGTTAATTCCATGACGCTGGTATCAACAACATTAAAATTACCTGATAATCAAACGGTAGTGATTCCAAATAACTCAATCTGGGGCAGCACAATCACCAATGTAACCGGAAGCAAGACACGACGCGTGGATATGATATTTGGCATCGGCTACAATGATGATATAGCCAAGGCAGAAACCGTGTTACTGGATATATTGCAACAACATCCTTTGGTTCATAAAGATCCTGAACCCGTTATAAAAGTACATGAACTTGCCGATTCATCGGTTAATTTTGTAGTCCGTCCCTGGGCTAATACCAGTGATTATTTTGCTGTC